GATATAGATGTAAGTTTGCTTAGGGGCAATTATGGCGAAATCGGTTTTCTGGCTGGTGCATCCGACAAGGTTAAAGGCGTAGATAATTGCTCAGTGGACGCTGATGTAGTTATGCTCAGGAGATTGGCAAAGGATACCGGCGCGGTGATAGCCGCAACTGGGCCAACCGATTATATAACAGACGGCGGAGCAGTATTTACCAATGAGACCGGGCATATTCTGCTGCAGTATGTCACTGGCGCAGGTTGTGCGCTGACGTCCCTGACCGGGGCCTTTATGGCGGTTGCCGATGATAATAAACTCGGTGTGCTGGCTGCCTTGGCTTTTTACGGAGCGGCAGCAGAGAAGGCAGCAGCCAAAGCAAAAGGACCGGCCAGTTTTGCGGTCGGGTTTGTTGATGCGCTATATACGCTAAGTTATAAGGAGTTTAAGAAGATAACTGAAGGCAAGATCGCCGTCATTGGTGAATCAGCCCGTGAAAACATCGATCTTGAATTAAACCGTAAGGAGTAGCATTGGTATTTGCTAACTGGGGTGAAAATGGGTAAAAATACTGAAACTGAACTAAAACTGCAAATAACAGATCGTAAGATATGGTGCGATATACTGGAGTCTTCGCGAATAGCTGAATATATCCAGCCTAACTCGCTCGGCTATGAAACATTGGAAGCGTGTTACTACGATACCCCGCAGCGAGCGCTTCGTCACGCCGGTTTAGCCTATCGTATTCGCCGTGAAGGCGGGCAGTGGGTTGCCACAGTAAAGGGCGGGGGCAAATCAGCAGGCGGACTCCATATGCGGCAGGAATGGAATGTTCCGGTTAAGGACTGTATGCCTAGTATAAAGCCATTTTTAAACACAACGGTAGGAGAAAGAATCCAGACTTTAGTTGGGCAGGACAAGTTGATGCTGCTGTTTATCACCAGATTTGAGCGGCGAACTGCTATGCTGAAGACACCTGATGGCAGCATTGTCGAGGCAGCTGCTGACCGCGGTGAAATTATTGCGGGCGATAACCGTGAACAGATCATGGAATTAGAGCTGGAGCTTAAAGCCGGCTGTACCGCCGCACTGCTTGAATTGGGCGCAGCTTTGGCTGAGCAGTATCCCTTACTTTTAGAACCGCGCAGCAAGTATTACCGTGGCTTGCTCATAGCTGGACTTGCTCAAGATGATTACCGCTGTGCTGCTGAAGTAGAAACCGATAAAGAAAATGAGCAGGCCCTGATATCGGCTGTAACCCAGGTATTAAATGCGCAGTCCTGTTTTCTGCGCCTGGCAGACAGAGCCGAAAATATCCTGGCATTGAGACATTGTGCAGCTTATTTGGCACAGGTTATTACCGCTCATAAGGCCGAAATGCGGTCTGAACTATACAAGGCAATCCATGATGAGCTAGACCGTTTTCAACGCGCTGTCAACAATAAACAGGGCGACGATCTTTTTGCGATACTAGGTACCGGCCGCTATACAGCATTATTGTTAAAACTGTGGGCATGGGCTGTAAAAAGAAACCCAGAAGGCGATTAACGTCTTCTGGGTTTCCTAATCATTAGGTTTATAGTTATCTTGTGCCGAAATTTTCACCTTGGCTGACTGCTGCCTGGGCAGCTGCTAAGCGGGCGATTGGTACACGGTAAGGTGAGCAACTGACAAAATCAAGGCCAATTTGATGGCAGAACTCGACTGAGCTAGGTTCACCGCCATGCTCGCCGCAAATGCCGATTAGCAGATCGGGGCGTGTTTTACGGCCGCCTTCAACTGCCAACTGCATTAGTTTGCCGACGCCTTTGCGATCAAGCACGGCAAATGGATTGTCTTTCAGGATCTTCATACGGAGATATTCAGGCAGGAACTTACCTTCGGCATCGTCGCGGCTGAAACCGAGACAGGTCTGGGTCAGGTCGTTAGTACCGAAGCTAAAGAACTCAGCTGATTCGGCCAATTCGTCAGCAAGCAGAGCGGCGCGGGGGAGTTCAATCATGGTGCCGCTAGTATAGTGGAAGCTGACTTTTTGTTCAGCTATAACTTCAGCGGCGATACGATCAATTCTTTCTTTAAAGAAAGCCATTTCATCCTTACTGAGGGTAAGCG
This DNA window, taken from Veillonellaceae bacterium, encodes the following:
- the thiM gene encoding hydroxyethylthiazole kinase, translated to NITNNVVTNFTANVLLAAGASPIMSEGIDESEALARAADAVVLNIGTLHSRQVKYCLKIGAEANRFGKPVIFDPVGAGATPFRNATAAQILTDIDVSLLRGNYGEIGFLAGASDKVKGVDNCSVDADVVMLRRLAKDTGAVIAATGPTDYITDGGAVFTNETGHILLQYVTGAGCALTSLTGAFMAVADDNKLGVLAALAFYGAAAEKAAAKAKGPASFAVGFVDALYTLSYKEFKKITEGKIAVIGESARENIDLELNRKE
- a CDS encoding CYTH domain-containing protein, which translates into the protein MGKNTETELKLQITDRKIWCDILESSRIAEYIQPNSLGYETLEACYYDTPQRALRHAGLAYRIRREGGQWVATVKGGGKSAGGLHMRQEWNVPVKDCMPSIKPFLNTTVGERIQTLVGQDKLMLLFITRFERRTAMLKTPDGSIVEAAADRGEIIAGDNREQIMELELELKAGCTAALLELGAALAEQYPLLLEPRSKYYRGLLIAGLAQDDYRCAAEVETDKENEQALISAVTQVLNAQSCFLRLADRAENILALRHCAAYLAQVITAHKAEMRSELYKAIHDELDRFQRAVNNKQGDDLFAILGTGRYTALLLKLWAWAVKRNPEGD